One region of candidate division WOR-1 bacterium RIFOXYB2_FULL_36_35 genomic DNA includes:
- a CDS encoding 16S rRNA (cytidine(1402)-2'-O)-methyltransferase, which yields MSILFVVSTPIGNLEDITFRAVRILSEADIIASEDTRHTKILLDRYSIKTLLSSYHKFNVKSKTNYFIDLLREGKKVALVSDAGTPGISDPGYELIEAAIKNNIQIVPIPGASAFTVALSVSGLSTDRFLFLGFLPRKPGKIRKILKMFTIFDGTIIIYESPYRLLKTLKFVQEVFGERNVVIARELTKKFEEILRGTVSSVYEKFVGRNIKGEIVLLIDGSKQAAQSGEM from the coding sequence ATGTCTATTTTGTTTGTCGTTTCAACTCCTATAGGAAATCTTGAGGATATAACTTTTCGTGCCGTAAGAATTCTTTCAGAAGCGGATATTATAGCATCGGAAGATACTAGACACACAAAAATATTACTTGATAGATATTCCATCAAAACTCTTCTCTCTTCATACCATAAGTTCAATGTCAAATCGAAGACGAATTACTTTATTGATCTTTTAAGAGAAGGGAAAAAGGTTGCATTGGTTTCTGATGCGGGAACCCCCGGGATTTCTGATCCGGGATATGAGCTAATTGAAGCTGCAATAAAAAATAATATTCAGATTGTTCCTATTCCAGGCGCTTCTGCTTTTACTGTGGCCCTTTCTGTCTCGGGATTAAGTACTGATAGATTTTTGTTTTTGGGTTTTCTCCCAAGAAAACCGGGAAAAATCAGGAAAATTTTAAAGATGTTTACTATCTTTGACGGAACTATTATAATATATGAGTCTCCGTATAGATTGCTGAAAACTTTAAAGTTTGTTCAGGAAGTTTTTGGAGAAAGAAATGTTGTTATTGCAAGGGAATTAACCAAGAAGTTTGAAGAAATTTTACGGGGGACGGTTTCTTCTGTGTATGAAAAATTTGTAGGCAGAAATATTAAGGGAGAAATTGTTCTTCTTATAGATGGTTCCAAACAAGCGGCTCAGTCGGGAGAGATGTAA
- a CDS encoding tRNA preQ1(34) S-adenosylmethionine ribosyltransferase-isomerase QueA, whose protein sequence is MPTFNSNILKTSDFDYYLPFDFIAQFPVTKRDESRLMVLSRRESSLEHRFFSDIVDCLSSGDLLVLNDTKVIPANLVGRKAEGIARIEVLLAKHVEKSEWLCLVKPGKRLKVGSKVIFSSYLTGEVLKKLESGEQIIRFNGELDRFMKEKGEIPLPPYITDLRQQPADHKLQEMTNRYQTVYAQKDGATAAPTAGLHFTPELLARIESKGVEIKKITLHTGLGTFKPVYTEYIKDHKMHEEDFEISVDVLRSIKKAKRVIAVGTTTVRTLETLAHSNRLNALNDIYGSTDIFIYPGFKFKVVDAMITNFHVPKSTLLMLVSAFAGREFILNAYKEAIDNYYRFFSFGDAMLIF, encoded by the coding sequence ATGCCTACTTTTAATTCTAACATCTTAAAAACCTCTGATTTTGATTATTATCTTCCTTTTGATTTTATCGCGCAGTTTCCTGTTACAAAGAGGGATGAATCGAGGCTTATGGTTTTAAGCAGAAGAGAAAGTTCTCTTGAGCACCGCTTTTTTTCTGACATTGTAGATTGTTTAAGTTCTGGAGATCTTTTGGTTTTAAACGATACTAAAGTAATTCCTGCCAATCTTGTTGGGCGTAAAGCGGAAGGGATCGCTAGAATTGAAGTTTTGCTGGCTAAGCATGTTGAAAAAAGTGAATGGCTATGTCTTGTAAAGCCTGGAAAAAGACTTAAAGTCGGCTCTAAAGTAATTTTTTCTAGTTATTTAACCGGTGAAGTTTTGAAAAAACTTGAATCGGGGGAACAGATTATTAGATTCAACGGGGAATTGGATAGATTTATGAAAGAAAAAGGGGAGATTCCTCTCCCCCCTTATATAACGGATCTGCGCCAACAGCCTGCTGATCATAAATTACAAGAAATGACAAATAGATATCAGACTGTTTACGCGCAAAAAGATGGAGCGACTGCCGCTCCGACAGCAGGGCTCCACTTTACCCCTGAGCTTTTAGCCCGCATAGAATCAAAAGGCGTTGAGATAAAAAAAATAACGTTGCATACAGGGCTTGGGACTTTTAAACCAGTATATACTGAATATATAAAAGATCATAAGATGCATGAAGAAGATTTTGAGATTTCTGTCGACGTTTTACGATCTATAAAAAAAGCGAAGCGTGTTATTGCTGTTGGAACAACAACCGTTAGAACCCTTGAAACTTTGGCCCATTCCAATCGATTGAATGCCTTAAATGATATTTACGGCTCAACTGATATCTTCATTTATCCAGGGTTTAAGTTTAAGGTTGTTGATGCGATGATTACTAATTTTCACGTGCCAAAATCGACGCTATTAATGCTGGTCTCTGCTTTTGCAGGTAGAGAATTTATTTTGAACGCGTATAAAGAAGCTATCGATAATTATTATCGTTTTTTTAGTTTTGGCGATGCGATGCTGATCTTTTAG
- a CDS encoding tRNA guanosine(34) transglycosylase Tgt, with translation MLQLKIMFKFEIIKKSKKSKSRVGKIYTSHGEIMTPMFMPVGTQATVKAVSPRDLHEIEAQIILANTYHLYLRPGNELIKEAGGLHKFMNWDKPILTDSGGFQVYSLAHRRKILDGGVEFQSHLDGTKHLFTPKKVVEIQQDFGSDIMMPLDECVAYPCEKKEAEESVIRTTRWAKESVQCAGKSEQTSASSVDPFTVNSVQNGALFGIVQGGCFDDLRKRSANEIAALGFPGFGVGGLSVGEPQNQMFDMLDIVTDILPEDKPKHLMGVGYASDILGAIKRGADLFDCVIPTRLARHGSFLTLDGKTSIRHAKFEKDFTPIDLDCDCYACKNFTKSYIRHLFWAREILGMQLLTLHNLRFFMRLMAKVRKEILDENEKD, from the coding sequence ATGTTACAATTAAAAATAATGTTTAAATTTGAAATTATTAAAAAGAGCAAGAAGAGCAAATCAAGGGTCGGGAAAATTTATACCAGCCATGGGGAGATTATGACCCCCATGTTTATGCCCGTCGGAACTCAGGCCACTGTAAAAGCTGTCTCTCCCCGTGATCTCCACGAAATAGAAGCTCAAATTATTCTTGCAAATACCTATCACCTCTATCTCCGCCCTGGAAACGAATTAATAAAAGAGGCAGGGGGTCTTCATAAATTTATGAATTGGGATAAACCGATTCTTACAGACAGCGGTGGTTTTCAGGTCTATAGTCTGGCGCATAGGAGAAAAATCTTGGATGGAGGGGTAGAATTTCAATCTCATCTTGACGGGACAAAACATCTCTTTACTCCAAAAAAAGTTGTTGAAATACAGCAGGATTTTGGGTCAGATATTATGATGCCCCTTGATGAGTGCGTTGCTTACCCCTGCGAAAAAAAAGAAGCTGAAGAGTCGGTTATTAGAACGACCCGCTGGGCGAAAGAGAGTGTACAGTGTGCGGGAAAGAGTGAACAGACTTCGGCGAGCTCAGTCGATCCGTTTACAGTTAACAGTGTACAGAATGGGGCATTGTTTGGAATAGTTCAAGGGGGATGTTTTGATGACTTGAGAAAAAGATCCGCAAATGAAATTGCCGCGCTTGGATTTCCTGGTTTTGGGGTAGGGGGCTTATCTGTTGGCGAACCTCAAAATCAGATGTTTGATATGCTTGATATCGTTACAGATATTTTGCCGGAGGACAAGCCAAAGCATCTGATGGGGGTGGGGTATGCTTCCGATATATTAGGGGCAATCAAGAGGGGCGCAGATCTTTTTGACTGTGTAATTCCTACGCGCCTTGCCCGCCACGGGTCTTTTTTGACACTCGATGGAAAAACAAGCATAAGACATGCGAAGTTTGAAAAGGATTTTACTCCGATCGATCTTGATTGTGATTGTTATGCCTGTAAAAATTTTACCAAATCGTATATAAGGCATCTTTTTTGGGCGAGGGAAATTTTGGGGATGCAGCTTTTGACACTACATAATTTGAGATTTTTTATGAGATTAATGGCGAAGGTAAGAAAAGAAATACTGGATGAAAACGAGAAGGATTGA